The Rufibacter sp. DG15C region AGCGGGCCATTCAATTAGCCCAAGACTCTACCATTGTTTTTCCTGCGCCCACCGTCATGAAAGCTTCTGGAGACCAGTTCTCCTTTAAGCGGCCCAAAGAGTGGCAGGTGGCGGGGAAAGGCGGCATTGTGCTCTTTAGGAAGAAGTCTGCCACGCAGGTCATAACCCAACAGCGGCTGTCTGTGCGCACCAGCATTCTCCTGCTTAAACGCATGACCAGTGAGACGCATACTACTATTCAGTTTGGGGAAAATGTCTTGGAGGTGGTCTGGGAGTAAAAATCCGTTTTCGGCCTGATTTCTAAGAATCAGGCCGAAAACGGACTACTTCACCCTAAAGCATTTCAATTTTCAGCACATGTAATTTTCTATACATCCTAAGAAAATTGCTATGCGTCTAGTTTTTCCTCAATTTTGCTTTTAGCATGAAAATAGGATTTGACGCCAAGCGCGCCTTTACCAATACCTCGGGATTGGGCAATTACAGCCGGTTTGTGGTTTCGGGGATGATGACTTTCTACCCGCAGGACGAGTATGCCTTGTTCACGCCCAAGCAGAAAGACCTGTTCAAAGGCTTCTTCCCGAAGGTAGCCAAAACGCAAATCATTCAGCCAGACGGTCTGGGAAAGCGCGTCTCTTCTTTGTGGCGGACGTTTGGCTTGCGGTCGGCGCTGGTCAAGCACGGTGTGCAAGTGTACCACGGCCTTAGCAATGAACTGCCCTACGGCCTGGACACCAACCACACCAAGCTGGTGGTCACCATCCATGACCTGATTTTCCTGCGCTTCCCGGAGCTGTACCCCACCATTGACCGCTATATCTATAAGAAGAAGTTCAAGGCGGCCTGTGATGCGGCCCACCAGATTGTAGCCATCAGTGAGCAGACCGCGCAGGATTTGCAGGAGTTCTTTGGCGTGCCGCAAGAAAAGATAAAAGTGGTTTATCAGGACTGTGACCCCGTTTTTCACCTGATTTCTGGAAAAGAGGCCCAAAACGCCGTCCAGCAGAAATACCAATTGCCCAGCCAGTTCATTTTGTGCGTGGGCACCTTAGAGCGCCGTAAAAACCAACTGCACCTGCTCAAAGCCTGGCACGCGGCCGGAGCGCAGATTCCTTTGGCGTTTATTGGCCGCAAGACGGAGTACTACAAGGAAATGGAGGCCTTCATCACCCAGCATAACTTGCAGGACAAGGTGCTGTTCTTGCCCTACATCCCGTTTCAAGAGTTGCCCATCATCTACCAGCTGGCTACGCTGTTTGTGTACCCGTCGGTGTTTGAGGGCTTTGGGATTCCTATTGTGGAGGCCTTGAACAGCGGCGTGCCCGTGATTACCTCAACCGGTTCCTGTTTTGCGGAGGCCGGTGGTCCGTCCTCGAAGTACGTTTCCCCTACTGACGTAGAGGCGCTGTCACAAGCCATTCAGGAAGTGTTGAACAGCACCGATGTGCAAAAGGAAATGGTGCAGAGAGGCTTGGAGCATGCGCAGACATTTAGGCCAGAAGTGACCATTCCGCAGCTGCACCAAGTGTATGAGCAAGTGCTTGGTTGTTAATTACTGAGCGTGAAGCTTTCCCTAAGGTGTTACTTTATCGACCCCTTTGAAGGGGATGACCTAATAACTTGAGAAAGCAAAAGCTTCTATTCAATGCCGAATCTCAAAGGCAAAAAAATACATCAAGTTTATATCCAGCACGAGAAGTCCTCCCCCTACCCCCTCCGAAGGGGGACGAAATGCGTGC contains the following coding sequences:
- a CDS encoding glycosyltransferase family 1 protein is translated as MKIGFDAKRAFTNTSGLGNYSRFVVSGMMTFYPQDEYALFTPKQKDLFKGFFPKVAKTQIIQPDGLGKRVSSLWRTFGLRSALVKHGVQVYHGLSNELPYGLDTNHTKLVVTIHDLIFLRFPELYPTIDRYIYKKKFKAACDAAHQIVAISEQTAQDLQEFFGVPQEKIKVVYQDCDPVFHLISGKEAQNAVQQKYQLPSQFILCVGTLERRKNQLHLLKAWHAAGAQIPLAFIGRKTEYYKEMEAFITQHNLQDKVLFLPYIPFQELPIIYQLATLFVYPSVFEGFGIPIVEALNSGVPVITSTGSCFAEAGGPSSKYVSPTDVEALSQAIQEVLNSTDVQKEMVQRGLEHAQTFRPEVTIPQLHQVYEQVLGC